From the genome of Drosophila melanogaster chromosome 2L, one region includes:
- the IFT52 gene encoding intraflagellar transport 52, whose amino-acid sequence MSSKPVICFDTSKNERFQISDNYKMMHRKLKVNWNVEQNDAELRMERLARVKIFVLAGPQDRFTEDEFDVLKHYVEVQGGSLVVLLGEGGEPEFNTNVNFFLEQYGIYINGDTVVRPHYYKNFHPKECIVGGGVVCESMWRHLLKLDIEKVYYDFSDEKYKIHFQYPYGATLNVSEPANVLLTTGPVVYPFNRPLVGYFTNGKGGKILAVGSGYIWHDKYLQDKTNDAMFEYLIKLLGGDEITYSHLDFNDVELSDNKHFTDIGFLADMPKACLIDSIGTDMPTDFKQMFDMRLCRLSNRLLKDVMDTYEQLHVKYEPLKIIKPQFEIPLPNVQLATFPPIFSEPSAPPLELYDLDETFSGARSQLAHMTGQVLQALQSKEPQRRALNQRELENYIKECARITAIVDERQDMAAREILNIVARQIISYRPYAED is encoded by the exons ATGTCAAGCAAGCCGGTAATCTGCTTTGATACATCAAAAAATGAACGATTTCAAATATCGGACAACTACAAAATGATGCATCGCAAATTGAAGGTCAATTGGAATGTGGAACA AAATGATGCGGAACTCAGAATGGAGCGACTTGCTCGGGTTAAGATATTTGTTCTCGCCGGGCCACAGGACCGATTCACAGAGGATGAATTCGATGTGCTGAAGCACTACGTGGAGGTGCAAGGAGGCAGTCTGGTGGTGCTCCTGGGGGAAGGCGGGGAGCCGGAGTTCAATACCAACGTGAACTTCTTCCTGGAGCAGTACGGGATCTACATCAACGGCGACACTGTGGTGCGACCGCACTACTACAAGAACTTCCATCCCAAGGAGTGTATCGTTGGTGGTGGCGTTGTTTGCGAGTCCATGTGGCGACACCTCCTCAAGCTAGACATAGAGAAGGTGTACTACGATTTCAGTGACGAGAAGTACAAGATACACTTTCAATATCCCTATGGGGCCACGCTGAATGTATCGGAACCTGCCAATGTCCTGCTCACCACGGGTCCAGTGGTGTATCCCTTCAATCGTCCCTTGGTCGGCTACTTTACAAACGGGAAAGGTGGGAAAATCCTGGCGGTGGGATCTGGATACATTTGGCATGACAAGTATCTGCAGGACAAGACTAACGATGCCATGTTTGAGTACTTGATAAAGCTGCTTGGAGGCGATGAGATTACCTACAGTCACTTGGACTTCAATGATGTGGAG CTGAGCGACAACAAGCACTTCACCGATATTGGGTTCCTGGCCGATATGCCAAAGGCCTGCCTGATCGATTCGATTGGAACCGACATGCCCACGGACTTCAAGCAGATGTTTGACATGAGGCTCTGCAGGCTGAGCAACCGCCTGCTTAAGGACGTCATGGATACCTACGAGCAACTGCATGTCAAGTACGAGCCGCTGAAGATCATCAAGCCGCAGTTCGAGATTCCGCTGCCCAACGTCCAGTTGGCAACGTTTCCGCCCATCTTCAGCGAGCCTTCGGCTCCGCCGCTGGAGCTGTACGATCTCGACGAGACTTTCAGCGGAGCTCGATCCCAGCTGGCGCACATGACCGGCCAGGTGCTGCAGGCGCTGCAGTCCAAGGAGCCACAGAGAAGGGCTCTCAACCAGCGGGAGCTGGAGAACTACATCAAGGAGTGCGCCAGGATTACGGCCATTGTGGACGAGCGACAGGATATGGCCGCACGCGAAATACTTAACATCGTGGCACGCCAGATTATCAGCTACAGACCTTATGCGGAGGACTAG
- the COX5B gene encoding cytochrome c oxidase subunit 5B, isoform B yields the protein MASICGRMALRAAARQNVAYTPVRFCKMMNDPLEHATGIEKRELLLKAAGNDNPFDMKVFKRGAGTKENPNLIPSAFDARIVGCICEEDQTYVQWMWLQKGNQKRCECGHWFKLVEKAAV from the exons ATGGCATCGATCTGTGGACGCATGGCGCTCCGTGCCGCCGCACGCCAGAATGTTGCCTACACGCCCGTGCGCTTCTGCAAAA TGATGAACGATCCTTTGGAGCACGCCACTGGTATCGAGAAGCGCGAGCTGCTGCTTAAGGCCGCCGGCAATGATAACCCCTTCGACATGAAGGTCTTCAAGCGGGGCGCCGGCACCAAGGAGAACCCCAACCTTATTCCATCGGCCTTCGATGCTCGCATTGTGGGCTGCATCT GCGAAGAGGATCAGACCTACGTGCAATGGATGTGGCTGCAGAAGGGCAACCAGAAACGTTGTGAGTGCGGCCATTGGTTCAAGCTGGTGGAGAAGGCAGCTGtttaa
- the COX5BL gene encoding cytochrome c oxidase subunit 5B-like, with amino-acid sequence MSSYISRLLKAQSASKRLISNLTQRDGKLSSLLRRLGLQWQGSAAAPQQRPISTTQVQKSALIADDQLVTGIQKREMLLAKQGCEDPWGFSKVIRRGSGRENDPTVVPSAFDARLVGCLCLDDRLPKWMWIEKDEGPKRCECGHYFILKNVPPV; translated from the exons ATGTCGTCCTACATTTCGCGTCTACTTAAGGCTCAGTCCGCCTCCAAACGTCTGATCTCCAATTTAACCCAGCGCGACGGAAAGCTAAGCTCTTTGCTTCGACGACTAGGTTTACAGTGGCAAGGATCAGCCGCTGCTCCTCAACAGCGTCCCATATCCACAACTCAGGTGCAAAAGTCAG CGCTAATTGCGGACGATCAACTGGTCACCGGGATTCAGAAGCGCGAAATGCTGCTGGCCAAGCAGGGCTGCGAGGACCCTTGGGGTTTCAGCAAGGTGATCAGGCGCGGATCGGGAAGGGAGAACGACCCCACCGTCGTGCCATCGGCGTTCGATGCACGCCTCGTAGGCTGTCTGTGCCTGGATGACCGCTTGCCCAAGTGGATGTGGATTGAGAAGGACGAGGGACCGAAGCGGTGCGAGTGCGGCCACTACTTCATCCTCAAGAATGTCCCACCCGTTTAG
- the Trmt6 gene encoding tRNA methyltransferase 6 non-catalytic subunit, isoform B gives MATEEDIPRIQLGDYIVIQRQKYTKLQKFGSLDTTATLGKETLELKSLLDQPYGSTFKMCVKETKPGKRGAQRQHTLELCSETELRSTREVLGISSSGADNRDIRDDGEAQTLKPEDIAQLREECNDSSKIIEKLVENSKTFHNRTEYSQEKYLLKKEKKYFEFVQIRQPTIRLMLDIFYRQDSEKVMGIRVDTLSQIISYSGVCGFGSYLLYESGTNGLLPAAMLNSIGAGTEGTLVHMHPGNVPQKQALSALKLPLEQQQRCVSVNLYSVLREFYQGGDAKATDIPVVEPSENEPQETQLETPTEEQPEAIEPTTKKPKLDESNSGREGAKGPPRWHLENKRATALMHAEFDSLVVAAKEHPSNILQALLPLVKPSRPVVVFSTCKELLQETFMELKTTGKVTGLHLTSNWLRTYQILPNRTHPEVNMSGNSGYLLTGYTLR, from the exons ATGGCCACCGAAGAGGACATCCCCAGAATCCAATTGGGCGACTACATCGTCATCCAGCGGCAGAAATATACGAAGCTACAAAAATTCGGCAGTCTGGACACCACGGCCACATTGGGCAAAGAAACACTGGAGCTGAAGTCTCTTTTGGACCAACCCTATGGCTCCACGTTCAAGATGTGCGTCAAAGAGACAAAGCCGGGTAAAAGGGGCGCCCAGAGACAACACACCTTGGAGCTGTGCAGCGAGACTGAGCTGAGAAGCACGCGAGAGGTTCTGGGCATCTCCAGCAGTGGAGCGGATAATCGGGACATCCGGGATGATGGAGAAGCGCAGACCCTGAAACCAGAGGACATTGCGCAGCTGCGTGAGGAGTGCAACGACTCCAGCAAAATCATCGAGAAGCTGGTGGAGAATTCTAAGACTTTCCACAACCGAACGGAGTACTCCCAAGAGAAGTACCTgctaaagaaggagaaaaagTATTTCGAGTTCGTTCAAATCCGCCAGCCAACGATCCGTCTGATGCTGGACATCTTCTACCGCCAAGACTCGGAAAAGGTCATGGGCATTCGCGTTGACACTTTATCGCAAATTATTTCTTACTCGGGCGTTTGTGGATTCGGCAGCTATCTGCTGTACGAGAGTGGTACCAATGGTCTACTGCCGGCTGCCATGCTCAACTCTATAGGCGCAGGCACGGAGGGCACCCTGGTGCACATGCACCCGGGCAATGTGCCCCAGAAGCAGGCGCTCTCAGCTCTGAAACTACCCCtggagcagcaacagcgaTGTGTTTCCGTTAATCTCTATTCCGTTTTAAGGGAGTTTTACCAAGGAGGGGACGCGAAGGCCACAGATATTCCCGTTGTGGAGCCCAGTGAAAACGAACCTCAGGAAACCCAGCTGGAGACGCCAACGGAGGAACAACCTGAGGCGATAGAACCGACCACAAAGAAACCCAAGCTGGATGAGTCAAATAGTGGTAGAGAAG GAGCAAAGGGACCTCCGCGCTGGCATTTGGAAAACAAGCGGGCCACGGCCCTGATGCACGCCGAATTCGACAGTCTGGTGGTGGCCGCCAAGGAGCACCCATCCAACATTCTGCAAGCCCTGCTGCCTCTTGTGAAACCCTCAAGACCCGTGGTGGTATTCAGCACCTGCAAGGAGCTGTTACAAGAGACATTCATGGAGCTGAAAACAACAGGCAAGGTGACGGGTCTGCACTTGACCTCGAACTGGCTGCGCACCTACCAGATCCTGCCCAATCGCACACATCCGGAAGTGAATATGAGCGGAAATAGTGGCTACCTTTTGACGGGCTATACGCTTAGATAG
- the Ent2 gene encoding equilibrative nucleoside transporter 2, isoform A, protein MAEAKSEKSPFIGKQQAPVTLNPSWESKLPPHDSNGKGSTSVLAKLGLPAPKDKFLIVFFIFLLHGVGTLMPWNMFITAKSYFEDFKFGPNNTVATEVSYRTHFMQNMGFASQIPNLVFNWLNIFVNFGGDLTTRIVYSIIFEMVILLVTIILAMLDSSQWPGVFFWTTMVCIVLLNVCNGIYQNTIYGIVASLPIKYTGAVVLGSNISGCFTTAMALICGEIFSSKRTSAIYYFVTAILVLLLCFDTYFALPLNKFFRHYETISRSSEKKSDSKAQLNVPYWQIFKKAAPQLFNIFLTFFVTLSVFPAIQSNVHRSDPNFVVGPDYFTLVTCFATFNVFAMLGSLTTSWVQWPGPRFLWVPVVLRLAFIPLFVMCNYVPPDSVRSLAVFIENDWVYWGIGIAMAYSSGYLSSLGMMYAPQTVHTKYQTTAGMYAAAMLITGIFSGVLFSYLGPFFVV, encoded by the coding sequence ATGGCGGAGGCTAAATCGGAGAAGTCGCCTTTTATTGGCAAACAGCAGGCGCCGGTGACGTTAAATCCCTCGTGGGAATCCAAGTTGCCGCCCCATGATTCCAACGGCAAGGGATCAACGTCGGTGTTGGCGAAACTGGGCCTGCCAGCGCCAAAAGATAAATTCCTTATCGTGTTCTTTATATTCCTGCTGCACGGCGTGGGCACGCTGATGCCATGGAACATGTTCATCACGGCCAAGTCCTATTTCGAGGACTTCAAGTTCGGACCAAACAACACCGTGGCCACGGAAGTGAGTTACCGCACCCATTTCATGCAAAATATGGGCTTTGCCTCGCAGATTCCTAACCTGGTCTTCAACTGGCTGAACATCTTTGTCAACTTTGGCGGCGACCTGACCACCCGAATCGTCTACAGCATCATCTTCGAAATGGTCATTCTGCTGGTTACCATTATTTTGGCCATGCTCGACTCCTCGCAGTGGCCGGGCGTCTTCTTCTGGACCACCATGGTGTGCATTGTGTTGTTAAACGTGTGCAACGGCATCTACCAGAACACCATATACGGAATAGTGGCATCGTTGCCCATCAAGTACACAGGCGCCGTCGTCCTGGGCTCCAACATCAGCGGCTGCTTCACCACCGCCATGGCCTTGATATGCGGTGAGATCTTCTCGTCCAAGAGGACTTCGGCCATCTACTACTTCGTGACCGCCATCCTAGTGCTGCTGCTCTGCTTCGACACGTACTTTGCGCTGCCGCTGAACAAGTTCTTCCGGCACTACGAGACCATTAGCCGGAGCAGCGAAAAGAAATCTGATTCTAAGGCCCAGCTGAACGTGCCTTACTGGCAGATCTTCAAGAAAGCAGCGCCCCAACTATTCAACATCTTCCTCACGTTTTTCGTCACGTTGTCGGTTTTCCCGGCGATTCAGTCGAACGTGCACCGCTCCGACCCAAATTTCGTAGTAGGCCCGGACTACTTTACACTGGTCACTTGCTTCGCGACCTTTAACGTCTTCGCAATGCTGGGCAGTTTAACCACATCGTGGGTGCAATGGCCGGGTCCGAGGTTCCTCTGGGTGCCAGTGGTCTTGCGTCTGGCGTTCATCCCCTTGTTTGTCATGTGCAACTACGTTCCGCCGGACTCGGTGCGCTCATTGGCCGTATTCATCGAGAACGATTGGGTGTACTGGGGCATCGGCATCGCAATGGCCTACAGCTCCGGGTATCTCAGCTCTCTGGGCATGATGTACGCCCCGCAGACGGTGCACACCAAATACCAGACCACTGCCGGAATGTACGCAGCTGCCATGCTGATCACGGGCATCTTCTCCGGAGTGCTGTTCTCGTATCTGGGACCATTTTTCGTCGTGTAG
- the CG13766 gene encoding uncharacterized protein, isoform B: MERLNDDCVCNILEFLPLVEQIKMARLAPRFKELLCLIVWRKPRYRKVSVSDSMLKPLSKEDYIYFFELTSPAMEELYIWNVHKKAFDSYLGRHLMRPELAFYLRRDYSNLQELCIADENMNNSMISTIAKSCHQLRSLSVSSAYITGKYLTGLSNLKTLVAPECSVELPHLSELLDQLPLKHLDLTSNRYPVEATILQSEGSKRLERLGLSDAEDFGFPLADSLPQLNTLVVSYHKVSSQEQLSMLEKTRKRVERAARKYPQRLHSILGNVVDVEVALEQIAGLEKRHPRHTPKFNELLKIVYFLSDPQGGDKK, translated from the coding sequence ATGGAGAGGCTAAACGATGACTGTGTATGCAATATACTAGAGTTCCTGCCGCTCGTGGAGCAGATCAAGATGGCCAGGCTAGCGCCGCGCTTCAAAGAGCTCCTCTGCCTAATTGTGTGGCGAAAGCCGCGGTACCGGAAGGTTTCCGTATCTGATTCCATGCTGAAACCTCTGAGTAAGGAGGACTACATATATTTCTTCGAACTGACCAGTCCCGCAATGGAGGAGCTGTACATTTGGAACGTGCACAAAAAGGCGTTCGACTCGTACTTGGGTCGCCATCTGATGCGACCCGAATTGGCCTTCTATCTGCGGCGGGATTACAGCAATCTCCAGGAGCTCTGCATCGCGGATGAGAACATGAACAATAGCATGATTAGCACTATAGCCAAGAGCTGTCACCAACTGCGTAGCCTGAGCGTGTCAAGTGCGTACATCACGGGAAAGTACCTCACTGGACTCTCCAATTTAAAGACCCTAGTCGCACCCGAATGCTCCGTGGAGCTGCCCCATCTCTCAGAATTGCTGGATCAATTGCCACTAAAGCACCTGGACCTAACCTCAAATCGGTATCCCGTGGAGGCGACCATTCTGCAGTCGGAGGGAAGCAAGCGTCTAGAGCGACTTGGCCTATCTGATGCAGAAGACTTCGGCTTCCCACTGGCCGATAGTCTGCCTCAACTAAACACGCTGGTGGTGAGCTACCACAAAGTAAGCAGCCAGGAACAACTGAGTATGCTGGAGAAAACGCGCAAACGTGTGGAGCGAGCCGCGAGAAAATATCCCCAGCGCCTGCATTCGATCTTAGGCAATGTAGTGGATGTGGAAGTGGCCCTCGAGCAGATTGCTGGCCTTGAGAAACGCCATCCCAGGCATACGCCAAAGTTCAATGAGCTTCTGAAGATCGTGTACTTCTTGTCGGATCCGCAGGGCGGAGATAAGAAATGA